A genomic segment from Lutibacter sp. A80 encodes:
- a CDS encoding type IX secretion system membrane protein PorP/SprF yields the protein MKKFRLILGVLALMSLTTVYGQQDPQYTQYMYNMNILNPAYAGSKGVPSIGILGRTQWVGVEGAPQTFTLAAHAPIGRAVGLGLSVIHDEIGPVKEDNIYADFSYTIFTSSTGRLAFGLKAGVTFMDVRELLMIDPDPLNIPVHETSPNFGAGVYYYTDKFYAGLSVPNFLETRHLEKDGGIVSTASEKMHYFLTSGYVFDIADNLKLKPSTMIKATEGAPLSVDLSLNLLIDERVELGLSHRFDDSISGMIGFQVNNDFRLGYAYDHTITKFGDFNSGSHEILLLFDFNRKNVKSPRFF from the coding sequence ATGAAAAAATTTAGATTAATTTTAGGGGTTTTAGCCTTAATGTCACTGACAACTGTTTACGGTCAGCAAGACCCTCAATATACACAGTATATGTACAATATGAACATTTTAAATCCTGCTTATGCTGGATCCAAAGGTGTTCCAAGTATAGGCATATTAGGAAGGACACAGTGGGTAGGAGTAGAAGGAGCACCACAAACTTTTACTTTAGCAGCACACGCACCAATAGGGCGTGCAGTAGGATTAGGATTATCAGTAATACACGATGAAATAGGTCCTGTAAAAGAAGACAATATTTATGCAGATTTTTCCTATACAATTTTCACATCAAGTACAGGTCGCTTAGCCTTTGGATTAAAAGCCGGAGTTACCTTTATGGATGTACGGGAATTGCTAATGATAGATCCAGATCCATTAAATATACCAGTTCACGAAACCTCACCAAATTTTGGAGCCGGAGTTTATTATTATACCGATAAGTTTTATGCAGGATTATCTGTACCGAACTTTTTAGAAACACGTCATTTAGAAAAAGACGGAGGAATTGTAAGTACCGCATCAGAGAAGATGCACTATTTCTTAACCTCAGGATATGTATTTGATATAGCAGATAATCTAAAATTAAAACCATCAACAATGATAAAAGCAACAGAAGGTGCTCCATTATCAGTAGATTTATCGTTAAACTTATTAATAGATGAGAGAGTTGAATTAGGTTTGTCACATAGATTTGATGATTCAATAAGTGGAATGATCGGTTTTCAAGTAAATAATGACTTTAGATTAGGTTATGCATATGATCATACCATTACAAAGTTTGGCGATTTTAACTCAGGATCTCACGAGATACTGTTATTATTTGACTTTAATAGAAAAAATGTTAAGAGTCCAAGATTCTTTTAA
- a CDS encoding OmpA family protein, which produces MKKITLIVLLFCASYLQAQEFEYTIKNISENTKLADFGVAYYGENEAVFASSRKDKSIRKRNWYYNHQPYLELFKGTIGEQGELIDVERFSETINTKYHESNVAFTKDLKTVYFSRNNYINKSITKDEEGWVLIQLYKATVGEDGEWTDITPMPFNSDNYQTGHPSLNAEEDKLYFTSDMPGTLGSTDIFVVAINEDGSYGTPQNLGPNVNTTGKEMFPFIDEHNMLYYSSDGYFEGNGGLDVYVTPIEEAGALTASKNLGYPINSAGDDFSFVKKPGENWGHFSSNREGGKGDDDIYYFEGTESVLPCEQLVAGQVREKQSGALLPGALVTLYDEEGEKLESVIADKFAAFSFKVDCETAYKVVGTKESYSEDSEVFTTTDERDLELELGLSLDSNEFVNVDGKLLIKIDPIYFDLDKSFIRPDAAIELTKVVQIMKKYPNIKIASGSHTDSRASDQYNWALSNRRAKSSVEWIISQGIDPSRITGQGYGETQLVNKCSDGVECTEAEHQLNRRTEFVILNPEAINQ; this is translated from the coding sequence ATGAAAAAAATTACACTGATTGTTCTATTGTTTTGTGCAAGTTATTTACAAGCACAAGAATTTGAATATACCATAAAAAACATTTCTGAGAACACAAAATTAGCAGATTTTGGAGTTGCCTATTATGGAGAAAATGAAGCAGTATTTGCCTCCTCTAGAAAAGATAAATCGATACGCAAAAGGAATTGGTATTACAACCATCAACCTTATCTAGAATTATTTAAAGGAACCATAGGCGAGCAAGGAGAATTAATAGATGTAGAGCGTTTTTCAGAAACAATAAACACAAAGTATCACGAATCTAACGTAGCCTTTACTAAAGATTTAAAAACGGTTTATTTTTCAAGAAATAACTATATAAATAAATCGATAACAAAAGATGAAGAAGGTTGGGTTTTAATCCAGTTATATAAAGCAACAGTAGGTGAAGATGGCGAATGGACCGATATAACCCCTATGCCATTTAATAGCGATAATTACCAAACAGGACACCCATCATTAAACGCAGAAGAAGATAAGTTGTATTTTACTTCAGATATGCCAGGGACATTAGGATCTACAGATATATTTGTAGTAGCTATTAATGAAGATGGTAGTTATGGTACACCACAAAATTTAGGGCCAAATGTAAATACAACAGGCAAAGAGATGTTTCCATTTATAGACGAGCATAATATGCTTTATTATTCATCAGACGGTTATTTTGAAGGGAACGGAGGATTAGATGTGTATGTAACACCAATTGAAGAAGCAGGCGCATTAACAGCGTCAAAAAACTTAGGATATCCAATCAATAGTGCAGGTGATGATTTTTCGTTTGTAAAAAAGCCAGGAGAAAATTGGGGACATTTTTCATCAAATAGAGAAGGTGGAAAAGGCGATGATGATATTTATTATTTTGAAGGAACAGAAAGCGTCTTACCTTGTGAACAGTTAGTAGCAGGTCAAGTACGCGAAAAACAATCAGGAGCATTACTACCAGGAGCCTTAGTAACATTATATGATGAAGAAGGAGAAAAACTAGAAAGTGTAATAGCTGATAAGTTTGCAGCATTCAGTTTTAAAGTAGACTGTGAAACAGCCTATAAAGTTGTTGGGACAAAAGAAAGTTACAGCGAAGATAGTGAGGTGTTTACCACCACAGATGAACGCGATTTAGAATTAGAGTTAGGTTTAAGTTTAGACTCTAATGAGTTTGTAAATGTAGATGGTAAGCTATTGATAAAAATAGATCCAATTTATTTTGATTTAGACAAGTCGTTTATTCGTCCAGATGCTGCAATTGAATTAACAAAAGTGGTACAAATAATGAAAAAATATCCAAACATAAAGATAGCCTCAGGTTCACATACTGATAGTAGAGCATCAGACCAATACAACTGGGCATTATCAAACAGAAGAGCAAAATCGTCTGTAGAATGGATAATTTCACAAGGTATAGATCCTTCAAGAATTACAGGTCAAGGTTATGGGGAAACACAATTAGTTAATAAGTGTTCCGATGGAGTTGAATGTACAGAAGCAGAACATCAATTAAACAGAAGAACAGAATTTGTGATTTTAAACCCAGAAGCAATCAACCAATAG
- a CDS encoding riboflavin synthase, with protein sequence MFTGIIESLGVVKNIIKEGDNIHITIESSFTSELKIDQSVAHNGVCLTTVAINGNEYTVTAIKETLDKSNFKHLKIGDKINLERAMILGARLDGHIVQGHVDQTAICTDVVEEDGSWVFSFEYDPTLNNVTIEKGSITINGTSLTVVNSINNTFSVAIIPYTYDFTNFHTFKKGTVVNLEFDVIGKYVAKLLEKNNS encoded by the coding sequence ATGTTTACAGGTATAATAGAGAGCTTGGGAGTTGTTAAAAATATTATTAAAGAAGGTGATAATATACATATTACAATAGAAAGTAGTTTTACTTCTGAATTAAAAATAGACCAAAGTGTTGCACATAATGGGGTTTGTTTAACAACTGTTGCTATAAATGGAAATGAATATACTGTAACTGCAATAAAAGAAACCTTAGATAAATCGAATTTTAAACACCTTAAAATTGGAGATAAAATAAATTTAGAACGCGCTATGATTCTTGGTGCTAGGTTAGATGGACATATAGTGCAAGGTCATGTTGATCAAACAGCTATTTGTACAGACGTTGTTGAAGAAGATGGTAGTTGGGTTTTTAGTTTTGAATATGACCCTACATTAAATAACGTTACTATAGAAAAAGGATCAATTACTATAAATGGAACGAGTCTTACTGTTGTTAATTCTATAAACAACACATTTTCTGTTGCTATTATTCCTTATACTTATGATTTTACAAATTTCCATACTTTTAAAAAAGGTACTGTAGTAAATCTAGAATTTGATGTTATTGGAAAATATGTAGCTAAATTATTAGAAAAAAATAACTCTTAA
- the pdxA gene encoding 4-hydroxythreonine-4-phosphate dehydrogenase PdxA, with the protein MDKFEKIKLGISIGDFNGIGIEIILKTFSDKRMLDFCTPIIFGSAKLITNYKKNLNINVPFNGIRQIDNVVHGKVNILNLWKEDIELNLGKPTEMSGKLAFESLQSATNELAKGTIDVLVTAPINKDNIQSENFKFPGHTEYLESKLEGESLMILMTDSIRIGLITGHIPIAKVSESITPDLIKKKVAILYNTLVEDFAIPKPKIAILGLNPHCGDHGVIGNEDDEVIRPTISEIQNEGKLVYGPYAADSFFGSSNYKNFDGILAMYHDQGLAPFKTLSFGEGVNYTAGLSRLRTSPDHGTAYEIAGKGIANNNSFKEAVFTAIKVFKTREEYKSLTENTLKTNQRK; encoded by the coding sequence ATGGATAAATTTGAAAAAATAAAATTAGGGATTTCTATTGGAGATTTTAATGGTATTGGAATAGAAATAATCTTGAAAACCTTTTCAGACAAAAGAATGTTAGATTTTTGTACGCCAATAATATTTGGAAGTGCAAAATTAATTACAAACTATAAGAAAAATTTAAACATTAATGTGCCTTTTAATGGAATAAGGCAAATTGATAATGTTGTACATGGTAAAGTAAATATTTTAAATCTTTGGAAAGAAGATATTGAATTAAACTTAGGTAAGCCTACAGAAATGTCCGGTAAGCTAGCTTTTGAGTCGCTTCAATCAGCTACAAACGAACTTGCAAAAGGAACAATAGATGTATTGGTAACTGCGCCAATTAATAAGGATAATATTCAATCAGAGAATTTTAAATTCCCTGGACATACAGAGTATTTAGAATCTAAATTAGAAGGAGAAAGTTTAATGATTTTAATGACAGATTCTATTAGAATTGGTTTAATTACAGGGCATATTCCAATTGCTAAGGTTTCAGAAAGTATTACACCAGATTTAATTAAAAAGAAAGTAGCTATTTTGTATAATACGCTTGTTGAAGATTTTGCAATTCCTAAGCCAAAAATTGCAATTTTAGGGCTTAATCCACACTGTGGAGATCACGGCGTAATAGGAAATGAAGACGATGAAGTTATTAGACCAACTATTTCAGAAATTCAAAATGAAGGTAAATTAGTTTATGGACCGTATGCAGCTGATAGCTTTTTTGGATCAAGCAATTATAAAAACTTCGATGGTATTTTAGCAATGTATCACGATCAAGGTTTAGCACCCTTTAAAACACTGTCTTTTGGAGAAGGCGTTAACTATACAGCAGGCTTAAGTCGCTTAAGAACCTCGCCAGACCATGGTACAGCATACGAAATTGCAGGTAAAGGGATTGCAAATAACAATTCTTTTAAAGAAGCAGTTTTTACTGCTATAAAAGTTTTTAAAACCCGTGAAGAATATAAAAGTTTGACAGAAAACACTTTAAAAACGAATCAAAGAAAATAA
- a CDS encoding DUF177 domain-containing protein, which yields MKDLKKFDISFIGLKDGVHQFEYNIGKEFFDFFNYEEFYNSNVNVSLSFLKKPTLFELEFTFSGSVEVACDITNELFQQPIETSIFLIVKFGDEFNNENEELLIIPHSDYKLNIAQYIYEAIVLAVPIKKVHPGVEDGTLKSEILDKLNEFKIKDNNTEENHLDVDSNAIDPRWNKLKSILIEKNKSNGTS from the coding sequence ATGAAAGATTTAAAAAAATTCGATATTTCTTTTATAGGTTTAAAAGATGGAGTTCACCAGTTTGAATATAATATAGGTAAAGAGTTCTTTGATTTTTTTAATTATGAAGAGTTTTACAATTCAAATGTAAATGTAAGTTTATCTTTTTTAAAGAAACCAACATTATTTGAGTTAGAATTTACATTTTCAGGTAGCGTTGAAGTAGCGTGCGATATTACAAACGAATTATTTCAACAACCAATTGAAACTAGTATTTTTTTAATTGTAAAATTTGGGGATGAATTTAATAATGAAAATGAAGAGTTATTAATAATTCCACATTCAGATTATAAACTAAATATTGCACAATATATATATGAGGCAATAGTATTAGCAGTACCAATAAAAAAAGTACATCCAGGTGTAGAAGATGGTACCTTAAAATCTGAAATATTAGATAAATTAAACGAATTTAAAATTAAAGATAATAATACAGAAGAAAATCATTTAGATGTCGATTCAAATGCTATTGACCCTAGATGGAATAAATTAAAGAGCATACTAATAGAAAAAAATAAGAGTAATGGCACATCCTAA
- the rpmF gene encoding 50S ribosomal protein L32: MAHPKRKISKTRRDKRRTHYKAVAPQVAVDPTTGEAHLYHRAHWHEGKLYYRGQIVIDSVENQA; the protein is encoded by the coding sequence ATGGCACATCCTAAAAGAAAAATTTCAAAAACAAGAAGAGATAAAAGAAGAACTCATTATAAAGCTGTAGCTCCTCAAGTAGCTGTTGATCCTACAACAGGTGAGGCTCATTTATATCATAGAGCTCACTGGCATGAAGGAAAACTTTATTATAGAGGCCAAATAGTAATAGATTCAGTAGAGAATCAAGCTTAG
- a CDS encoding beta-ketoacyl-ACP synthase III, whose amino-acid sequence MTKITAVITAVGKYVPEDVLTNAMLEEMVDTNDEWITSRTGIKERRILKGEGLGTSFMAIKAAQELIDKKKLDPKEIELVIVATATPDMQAAATAAYVATEVGATNAFGFDLEAACSGFLYGMSVAAKYIESGRYKKVLLIGADKCSSMIDYTDRATCIIFGDGAGAVLFEPNEEGLGLQDEYLRSDGSGRNFLRAKAGGSCYPITKEVIDNRENFVYQDGKTVFKNAVFNMADVAAKMLERNNLTKETIDWLAAHQANKRIIEATANRIEIDKSKVMMNIKKYGNTTSATLPLLLADYEKQLKKGDKIIFAAFGGGFTWGSIYLKWAYNS is encoded by the coding sequence ATGACAAAAATTACCGCAGTAATTACAGCCGTAGGAAAATATGTTCCAGAAGATGTTTTAACTAACGCAATGTTAGAAGAAATGGTAGATACTAATGATGAGTGGATAACATCTAGAACTGGAATTAAAGAACGTAGAATTTTAAAAGGAGAAGGACTAGGAACTTCCTTTATGGCTATTAAAGCCGCTCAAGAACTTATTGATAAGAAAAAATTAGACCCTAAAGAAATAGAACTAGTTATTGTTGCCACTGCAACTCCAGATATGCAAGCCGCTGCAACAGCTGCTTATGTAGCAACAGAAGTTGGAGCTACAAATGCTTTTGGTTTTGATTTAGAAGCCGCTTGTTCAGGTTTTTTATACGGAATGTCCGTTGCAGCTAAATATATAGAATCAGGAAGATATAAAAAAGTGTTACTTATTGGAGCTGATAAATGTTCATCTATGATTGATTATACAGATAGAGCAACTTGTATAATTTTTGGAGATGGAGCAGGAGCAGTATTATTTGAACCAAATGAGGAAGGACTTGGCCTACAAGACGAGTACTTAAGAAGTGATGGTTCGGGTAGAAATTTTTTACGAGCAAAAGCAGGAGGCTCTTGTTACCCTATTACAAAAGAAGTAATAGATAATAGAGAAAATTTTGTTTATCAAGATGGAAAAACCGTATTTAAAAATGCAGTTTTTAATATGGCAGATGTTGCTGCAAAAATGTTAGAACGTAACAATTTAACAAAAGAAACTATAGATTGGCTTGCAGCACACCAAGCTAATAAAAGAATAATAGAAGCAACAGCAAATAGAATTGAAATAGACAAATCTAAGGTAATGATGAATATTAAAAAGTATGGAAATACTACTTCAGCTACATTACCATTGCTACTAGCAGATTACGAAAAACAACTTAAAAAAGGAGATAAAATAATTTTTGCCGCATTTGGAGGAGGATTTACATGGGGATCTATTTACCTAAAATGGGCATACAACTCTTAA
- the accB gene encoding acetyl-CoA carboxylase biotin carboxyl carrier protein: MELKDIQNLIKFVAKSGASEVKLEMEDIKITIKTGSDKTETTIVQQAPIGMPQMPMPGQVAAPVQTQDTPVAKEKAEESKFIEITSPIIGTFYRKPSPDKPVFVEVGDNIAADTVVCMVEAMKLFNEIEAEVTGKIVKILVEDGTPVEFGQPLFLVDPS; the protein is encoded by the coding sequence ATGGAATTAAAAGATATTCAAAATCTAATTAAATTTGTAGCTAAATCTGGCGCAAGCGAAGTTAAGTTAGAAATGGAAGACATTAAAATTACCATTAAAACTGGATCTGACAAAACAGAAACTACAATTGTACAACAAGCACCAATAGGAATGCCACAAATGCCAATGCCTGGTCAAGTTGCAGCTCCAGTTCAAACTCAAGATACTCCAGTAGCTAAAGAAAAAGCAGAAGAATCTAAATTTATTGAAATTACTTCGCCAATAATTGGAACATTCTATAGAAAACCTTCTCCAGATAAACCAGTGTTTGTTGAAGTAGGTGATAATATAGCTGCAGATACTGTAGTTTGTATGGTTGAAGCAATGAAACTTTTTAATGAAATTGAAGCAGAAGTTACAGGTAAAATTGTAAAAATTCTTGTAGAAGATGGTACGCCAGTTGAATTTGGTCAACCATTATTTTTAGTAGATCCGTCTTAA
- the accC gene encoding acetyl-CoA carboxylase biotin carboxylase subunit, with protein sequence MFKKILIANRGEIALRVIRTCREIGVKTVAVYSTADAESLHVRFADEAVCIGPPSSSESYLKMSAILAAAEITNADAIHPGYGFLAENAKFSKLCEEHDIKFIGATAEMISQMGDKASARATMKAAGVPTIPGSDGILETFEEAESLADEMGYPVMLKATAGGGGKGMRAVWEKDKLRQLWDAARQEAGAAFGNEDMYLEKLIEEPRHIEIQIIGDSFGKACHLSERDCSIQRRHQKLTEEAPSPFMTPQLRKKMGEAAVRAAEHISYEGAGTIEFLVDKHKNFYFMEMNTRIQVEHPITEQVIDYDLIYEQIKVAAGIPISGKNYFPKLHSIECRINAEDPFNGFRPSPGQITTLHIPGGHGVRVDSHVYAGYSIPPNYDSMIAKLITTAQTREEAINKMRRALNEFVIEGVKTTIPFHRQLMEHPDYISGNYTTKFMEDFEIQPVEDDE encoded by the coding sequence ATGTTTAAAAAAATATTAATAGCCAATAGAGGCGAGATTGCACTACGTGTTATAAGAACTTGTAGAGAGATTGGAGTTAAAACAGTAGCTGTTTATTCAACTGCTGATGCAGAAAGCTTACATGTGCGTTTTGCTGACGAAGCAGTTTGTATTGGTCCACCTTCTAGTAGTGAATCCTATTTAAAAATGTCTGCAATTTTAGCAGCTGCAGAAATTACAAATGCAGATGCGATACATCCAGGATATGGATTTTTAGCTGAAAATGCCAAGTTTTCTAAACTATGTGAAGAGCATGATATAAAATTTATTGGTGCTACTGCGGAGATGATAAGTCAAATGGGAGATAAAGCATCTGCTAGAGCTACAATGAAAGCAGCAGGGGTTCCAACTATTCCTGGTTCAGATGGTATTTTAGAAACTTTTGAAGAAGCTGAAAGTTTAGCTGATGAAATGGGATATCCTGTAATGCTAAAAGCAACAGCTGGTGGTGGAGGAAAAGGAATGCGTGCTGTATGGGAAAAAGATAAATTAAGACAATTATGGGATGCTGCCCGTCAAGAAGCAGGAGCTGCATTTGGTAACGAAGATATGTATTTGGAAAAATTAATAGAAGAGCCAAGACATATAGAAATTCAAATTATTGGAGATTCCTTCGGAAAAGCTTGTCATTTATCAGAAAGAGATTGTTCAATACAACGACGTCATCAAAAATTAACAGAAGAAGCTCCATCTCCATTTATGACACCACAATTAAGAAAAAAAATGGGAGAAGCTGCTGTAAGAGCTGCTGAACATATTTCTTATGAAGGCGCAGGAACAATAGAATTTTTAGTTGATAAACATAAAAATTTCTATTTTATGGAAATGAATACTCGAATTCAAGTTGAACATCCAATAACAGAGCAAGTTATTGATTACGATTTAATTTATGAACAAATTAAAGTAGCAGCAGGAATTCCGATTTCGGGTAAAAACTATTTCCCAAAATTGCATTCAATTGAATGTAGAATTAATGCAGAAGATCCTTTTAACGGTTTTAGACCATCTCCAGGGCAAATAACAACATTGCATATTCCAGGAGGTCACGGTGTTAGAGTTGATTCTCATGTTTATGCAGGATATTCGATACCTCCAAATTACGATTCTATGATTGCAAAATTAATAACTACTGCTCAAACCAGAGAAGAAGCAATTAATAAAATGCGTAGAGCTCTTAATGAGTTTGTTATTGAAGGTGTAAAAACTACCATACCATTTCATAGACAATTGATGGAGCATCCAGATTATATTTCTGGAAACTATACCACAAAATTTATGGAAGATTTTGAAATTCAACCCGTAGAGGATGATGAATAA
- a CDS encoding Lrp/AsnC family transcriptional regulator: MKDQEITIDGIDKIILKHLMEDAKTSILAIAREIGISGAAVHQRLRKLESNGLILGSKLIINPKVLGYTTLAYVGVHLDNASKYASVIKRLKEIPEVVECHYTTGNWAVFIKVLSKDNTHLMKILNEEIQFIQGVIRTETFISLDQQINRQIGL; the protein is encoded by the coding sequence ATGAAAGATCAAGAAATAACCATTGATGGTATAGATAAAATTATTTTAAAACATTTAATGGAAGATGCTAAAACTTCAATTTTAGCTATTGCTAGAGAAATTGGAATTTCTGGTGCAGCAGTACATCAAAGGTTAAGAAAGTTAGAGTCAAATGGATTGATTTTAGGTTCAAAACTTATAATAAATCCAAAAGTGCTTGGATACACAACATTAGCTTATGTAGGTGTGCATTTAGATAATGCTAGTAAATATGCTTCAGTAATAAAAAGGCTGAAAGAAATTCCAGAAGTAGTGGAGTGCCATTATACTACAGGGAACTGGGCAGTTTTTATAAAAGTACTTAGTAAGGATAATACACATTTAATGAAAATATTGAATGAAGAAATTCAATTTATTCAAGGTGTAATTCGTACAGAGACTTTTATTTCGTTAGATCAACAAATAAATAGACAAATTGGATTATAA
- a CDS encoding zinc metallopeptidase, producing MIGYYIIIGGISLISWLVSQQLKRKFNYYSKVKLQNGLSGKEIAEKMLHDNGIYDVKVISTPGQLTDHYNPTNKTVNLSESVYNKRNASSAAVASHEVGHAVQHAQAYQWLQMRSKLVPAVSITSKFSMWLVIGGVILGAASGDSPIGFTIAVIGLGMMALATIFSFITLPVEYDASNRALAWLKTNNMLTNTEQDGAKDALKWAARTYLVAALGSLAMLFYWGLRIFGSRD from the coding sequence ATGATTGGATATTATATTATAATTGGAGGTATTTCATTAATAAGTTGGTTAGTGAGCCAACAATTAAAAAGAAAATTCAATTACTACTCTAAAGTTAAATTACAAAACGGTTTAAGTGGAAAAGAAATTGCAGAAAAAATGTTACATGATAATGGTATTTATGATGTAAAAGTCATTTCCACTCCAGGTCAATTAACAGACCACTATAACCCAACAAATAAAACTGTTAACCTAAGTGAGTCGGTTTACAATAAGCGCAATGCATCATCAGCCGCTGTAGCTTCTCACGAAGTTGGTCATGCCGTACAACATGCTCAAGCTTACCAATGGCTGCAAATGCGATCTAAATTGGTTCCAGCCGTAAGTATTACTTCAAAATTTTCTATGTGGTTGGTTATTGGTGGAGTTATTTTAGGAGCAGCATCTGGAGATTCTCCAATTGGATTTACAATTGCTGTAATAGGGTTAGGAATGATGGCTTTAGCAACTATTTTTAGTTTTATTACGTTACCTGTTGAATATGACGCTAGTAATAGAGCTTTAGCTTGGCTAAAAACAAACAACATGCTTACCAATACAGAACAAGATGGAGCAAAAGATGCTTTAAAATGGGCTGCTAGAACTTATTTAGTTGCTGCATTAGGATCGTTAGCAATGTTATTTTATTGGGGATTACGAATTTTTGGATCAAGAGATTAA
- a CDS encoding asparaginase: MTKIPKILLIYTGGTIGMVKDFNTGVLKTFNFDKLLMHIPEINLLNCDIDSISFEEPIDSSNMNVSNWVILAEIIEKNYYNFDGFVILHGSDTMSYTASVISFMFENLSKPIIFTGSQLPIGDLRTDAKENLITSIQIASSQEHGQPVVSEVCLYFEYKLYRANRTTKVNAEHFQAFYSPNFPPLGESGVYLKFSKQLLFKPNIGSELLKVRKTLDNNIAILKIFPGITKEVVAAILSIENLKGVIIETYGSGNAPTEKWFVNLLEQAISKGIYIVNVTQCTSGSVILGHYETSEHLKNIGIINGKDITTESALAKLMYLLGENLPQSAFKAIFEKPLRGEMSEEL; the protein is encoded by the coding sequence ATGACAAAAATTCCTAAAATACTTTTAATATATACTGGAGGAACCATAGGTATGGTTAAAGACTTTAATACAGGTGTGTTAAAAACCTTTAATTTTGATAAACTGTTAATGCACATACCAGAAATTAACCTTTTAAATTGTGATATAGATAGTATTTCGTTTGAAGAACCAATAGACTCTTCAAATATGAATGTTTCAAATTGGGTTATTTTAGCTGAAATAATTGAGAAAAATTATTACAATTTTGATGGTTTTGTTATTCTACATGGTTCCGACACCATGTCTTACACCGCTTCAGTAATTAGTTTTATGTTTGAAAACTTGTCGAAACCAATAATTTTTACAGGATCTCAATTACCAATTGGTGATTTACGTACAGATGCAAAAGAGAACTTAATTACATCCATTCAAATAGCATCTTCACAAGAGCATGGGCAACCCGTTGTTTCAGAAGTTTGTCTGTATTTTGAATACAAATTATATAGAGCAAATAGAACAACTAAGGTAAATGCGGAACATTTTCAAGCATTTTATTCGCCAAATTTTCCACCTTTAGGTGAGAGCGGAGTTTATTTGAAATTTTCAAAACAGCTTTTATTTAAACCAAACATAGGAAGCGAGCTTTTAAAAGTTAGAAAAACATTAGATAATAATATTGCTATTTTAAAAATTTTCCCTGGAATTACAAAAGAAGTTGTTGCAGCTATTTTATCTATAGAAAATTTAAAAGGTGTTATTATAGAAACTTATGGTTCTGGAAATGCACCAACGGAAAAGTGGTTTGTAAATTTATTAGAGCAAGCAATTAGTAAAGGTATTTACATAGTAAATGTTACACAATGTACTAGCGGTAGTGTTATTTTAGGTCATTATGAAACAAGTGAACACCTAAAAAATATAGGAATTATTAATGGAAAAGACATCACTACAGAGTCTGCTTTGGCAAAATTAATGTATTTGTTAGGTGAAAATTTGCCGCAAAGTGCGTTTAAAGCTATTTTTGAAAAACCTTTGCGGGGTGAAATGAGTGAAGAATTGTAG